The genomic segment GGATTTGTTCGACAAGACCCTAGACAATCGAGGAATCCCATCATTGGTATCGTCCGAGCCAAGCCCGTAAGGAattatatttacctcttgaaaagAAAAAGGATCACGTAACTGCATATCCATGCTCTGACTAGCTGAGGAAGGAGTAGAATTGCTTTCCGGTTTCATGGGAAGTGCGTAAGACCCATTATTGGAATGGCCATTAGCATGAACATGGTTTCCTGGAGGTTCATCATTTATGACATTGTCTATAGAGGATCTCCTCGTTCTAGAGCATATTCCCCCCATTTTTTTTTCACCACCAAATATAATTTTCAATAACTACTATTCACAACTTCCATAcaaaaatttgaaagaaaaaaaaaaaattagtaacacTAAGAGCCAAGAACTTATGAATTATCAAAAGAATCAAATGCAACTCTTTTGGCTATCAATAACTCCAGACTCTCTAAACTGATACACTCCAAAGCTATGGATTCATCAACACTGAAACCCAAGCTCTACCAAAATTACCACAGTACCAATTGTGATCACGACTGAAGCTCCAATCCATCAACTTATCTTGGTCAACAAGCTGAAACCAAAGTAACCCAAACACAAAAACATTTCAAAATCCAATCCCAGGAACAAATCAACAGAAACCAAATGCACAATCACAACAAATTTACCCTATCCCTCACTTTCCCACTAAACAGAAACTACACAAACAACACAACAATGGCGAAAATAAAAAAACCTTTCGGAAAGGGAAAACATACCCAAAgctagagaagaagaggagagaggAGTTGGATCTGCGAGAGCACAAAGATATTTTGGTCTGTAATTCTTCTTCAAAGCAAAGAGAGAAGCTAACGATGGCGAGAGTGACGTTGACGGCGATGGtaataatccaaaaaaaaaatatcaaaaaaaaaaaaaaagcaaacagtacaaacatatatatatatatatatagaagaagTACAGTAAGAAAGAACGATGAGCAGAGCAAAGAAGCAAAGAAACCTACCGAGATGGGCGAGTCGTGGAGGCACAGTGACTCAGTGAGTCGGGTATTGTGACTCGGGGCagtatttttctttctttattttttgtagagagagagagtctgagtTTCTTCCTCTGTTAGagacttagagagagagagaagaggagagagagagagagatgtggtCAAAGGCAGAAAAGTCATCCGTTTATATGTAAGTAACCATGGTATGGTTTATTGCTTTGGACGACTTTCAACATTTTTTTGATTTCCACTCTCGCTTCCCGCGCGTGCTTCTTACTCACGTGTCAAACCAACTGGGTCCCTCACTCCATTTGTTCGGTTCGGTATGAATCGCCACGATTATTTCGGGAACcattcaaaataattatttaaatttaaattaaaattaatatacttTTGTTAAATGTTGTAGTAAACTAAAACACttgattaaattatatttatgtcTAATCAGGCAATTTTACAATAATTATTATATAGGAGCTTTCATACacattctcattttttttttcaatccatCCTAGTCTTCATAAGTTTTAACGTTTATTTTCAAATACCTTCTAAACAATTTatgtaaaataatcaatttagcaaattaaaaataatttctaCCTTAATAAATAGTTATTgtattaaacaaaattaaaatatttttgacACTATCacttaaaaaatgatatttttaatgataaaaaaaattaatcataatttattcatttaaaaataagaataaatgtataaataattataaattaaaaaaattatcttcGTAGAAATAAATTCGTTTTTGAAATAAGTACATTATTCAATTTTTATACTTGAAAATTATAGTATTAATAAattattctttaaaaataataaattaattaatatataagtgacATATCATATATTTTGGaaatgttaaataattaatttttattgttaatatttAATGAGGATATTTTTGTCAGTTcactaaaataatatatttaataataattaaataattaggagtaagaagaaaaaaaaaaagtatggtCAAAGTCTCACCCTTAATAATTTTAcatataaaaaattacaaataggAAATGTTTATGAATTATGATTGTTTTAAGAACTATTAATTGTGAAGCAAATTGGAGAAATATTTGGTGGGGAGTAAATtttttattcaaatatattaaataatgtaaTTGTTGACTTAAGTATACATTGGAAATTAAGAacttatgtatatattttgtttgatgtAATAGAATGAAATAAAAATGAATCAGTTTTCATTCAAATCATTTGTTTAATTGCAATATGAATATTGGAATGTTATTCTAAGATAATAGTTTTTTTACAATTTTGGTAGAATGACTATTCCATTTGAAAATTGGAGGAAATGCAATTTCAATATAATATTGAAAAGAATTTAATCAATTTTTATCAAATTTTTGTATTCATAttaatttttgttatattttattctTATTCTCAAATCAAACGCATGTGATGTTTGGTTGGGGGTAATAGATTggaaatgaattaattttcattCTATTTACTTATTTTGTTGCATTTTAAGAGTATTGGAATGTCATTCTAATATAATAGTTTTTCTACCATTTTTAGTAGAATGGTTGTTCTATTTGAAAATGGGAGGAAAATGTCATTCCAATGTaagattgaaaaaaatattgattttttatcaattttttttattcacattaattttattcaattttattCTTATTCCTCAATTTTTATTCCCTCCAACCAAATGTCACCAATGTGCTTGATTGAGAGTAATGAGAACAAATGAATAGGAATGGACAAGATCGGCCATGAGTTGTGGGAGGCCCTATACAAAATatgttattataaaaaaaattatatgcaaAGTGACAATTTTCAAAATTTGGGGgtattttaacaaattttggAGACTCATTATGTGGGAGCCCTAGATACAGGCCTGACCCACCTGTGCCTAAGGCCAGACCTAAGAATGGAAATAGTAATAAGAATAGGATtggaaattaataaaatttaatacaagtcaaaatgataaaaagaaaaaaattgcatTAGAATATTCTTTACTCCCACATTTGGATGGAGTGGTCATTCCACCAAAAAATCAATCCATTAAAATGACATTCTATTGATTATAAAGCAACCAAAGAAATGAATGAAATAACAATTGTTTCTGTTCTATTAACCTCAAACAAACATAACCAACTATGTGagcagaaaatgaagaagaagataaATAAGGTTCAAAGTGGTTCAAGTCAAAATAAGTTGACCTAACTCATGGAATTAACTAATATGCCTTCAATGTAGTTAGTCCTGGATTTTCTCAACATCTGGTTCAACTTTTGCTCACAATACACACCAACCAAGTAGATAATGCCAGCTCACTCCCTGAGCACTGCTCGTATTCAGAACTGGAGTTATATTGAATGTAATCTTTTCATCATCCTAGGCTAGGACCATATTATTATTCCAAGTAAAAAAGTTGAAACGAAATATTTCATCACATTCACAACTTGAATTTGCCATCCCTTCCTTCCCAAGGTCAAAATACCTTCGTGCTGTGCCTAAATTTTAAGCTTGGCATTACGGGTGCACATGGGTAAAATATTTAAGATTTTATCAAATTTCGATTCGAGTGGGTAACGGTCTTACAACTCTTTGGACAATATCAACATTTCAAATACATCCAATGTGTTGAATTgagtgtttatatttttatatgtgaTTCTACGTTcaacaaggaaaaaaaaaatcaatacagTGTATCAACACTCAACTAAGTACTCCTCCACCAAGAATCTAAAACAAAATCCccaaaaaaatcaataaacaaaATCCTTCCCCATTCATGAACTTGTGAGGAGAAGCAGGGATTTACTTTTGGGACTTTCGTCTACTAGATTGCTTCACCTCACCTCGAAGTCCCTTCGTCGCCATGATCACAAGTCTCTTCATCCATTGTGGGTGTCGACTGCTCCTCATCTCATGGTGACAGAAGGAACGACAAGGATAAAAGAGTGAAAGAATTAGAGTGAGAAAGGGGCTTTGAAACGTCAAGAATTAGTTGGGCCTTTTGGGCTTCTGAGTTTTGGGCCATGTTCAAAACTTGTCGTACCTGGCTAAGGCCCATACCTTTTGTGCTGCCTCTTACTCTAGCCTATGTTTTACAACTTCAAAAAGATATATGGCAGGATTTTGTTTTGGCCCAatatctttcttttcttttcttttttgacaAATTTGCCGCCAACATCTTTCAAATAAGAAAAACCCATATTATGCATCGaacaaaaaaaagagaaaaaggagTCCATCATAAAAATGCGTTAGAAGTAAAAAGAACCTTACAAGGAGGAACAAAAGTCATCTCATGAAAGACAATGCAGCTAAGGAAATTTACATTCCAAAGTCCAAGGGAGGACGATGCCCATTGCAATTTTTGAAAAATGGTTAATGCTGCTAATCAGAAAATGGTTAATTTGGCCAAAACAAAGGAATCTACACAAGTAGAGAGAGCTGCATCAACGCCATCAACGCCGCCGGAACAGGGAAAGTAGTTGGAGTTCTAAACTTCATTTAGTATTTGCTGTCATTTACCTGGCTGCCAAAAAAAAGAAAGTAATGTATAGATTCACTGAagctgaagatgaagatgaaattGTTTTGGAAGAAGATTGGTCAAATATCGAACATAATCCTAACACAAGAAATTCAATAAAAAGTATTGTAAGTACCTCTCTTTGAACTGCCTTCGCCACTACACCCAGAGATGAGATCTTCCAACTCATCAACGATGGCCAAGTAACAGAAATGATATTGCTCCTAAAGGTTAAAGCAAAGTCAGAgttaatatatatttgtaattgTAACAAAGAACAAGACAGTAATGGTGGCATTGAAATCCTTAGATTTATTTCAGCATAAAGTATTTTTGTGTTTTCGTGAAAATTCACTCAAACTGGCCTTGTATAATTTTTTCATTAAGACAAGTGTTGTTTCTTTAGCAAAAATTATATTAAGGAAAAAATCCAAACAAACACAAccaatataaacatatatattctcagatttaaagaaaaaacaaaaaataaataaacgagGACTATCGGCTTTACAAGTTGTTATACAGTTTACCTATACTATCAATTTTAATAAAACACAAAATATTTCAAGGGCCAAGCATGTTATGTTTTTAGACATTAATTTTGAAATAGTGATATATAGCCTTGAAATCAGATATAGTAAAAGAAAGTAAAATTTGCTTTTTTCTAAAGCAAAAAATTGTGCATCAGAAATAATGTGATAATAAACCTCAATACTCCAAATTGACATTTTCATAATTACTCTCAACATGTATGTGATGAATTGCTGGGTGACTAAGCTGCCAAAGTGGAATAGGTAAAATATCTCCAGACATCTTAAATTTTTAGGAATCTTCACCAAGGCCCTGTTCTATATTAGTAACTTGACAATGGCCAAGTATTGACTATTGAGCAATATATAAGTGGCACTGTTAAATGTCGTGTAATACTTCAAGCTCAGATAATAGGAAATGAAGCACAAAACAACAAATTTATAGAGGTTCTCAATATTACGAGAGGTATCATTAAATCTTTGACTAAGCAAAAACTATAAGATTAAAAAACACGGAAAATGGATCGTCGTGAATCTCAGAAGCAATCCACTCTCTAAATGTTGGACATGATATACGGTAATTCGCCACTACTTTTATTTCTCAATAGAATTAGGGATAATTAACTATTTGGTACATGCAGTGGATCGCTTCTCATGAAAGTAAATTTTCTCTGCTTGTGTAACAAACATTTTAACAAATATTAGTTCAACTTCTTGCGCTGCTGTGGCTATTTATCCATATATTTTCTCGTGGAACTAGTTATAACATGTTTGTCtagatttttttagttttattcccTTTTCCAGTCTTGAAGATACCAGAACCAAGAACGCCACTAATAGAAAAGCAGGTTGAAATCCATACTTTATATCAGTGGCTATAGCCGAAAACATAAAATTAATAAAGATTTGGATCCCAAAGTAGAAATTACCAGTGTTTGAACCATTCCAATACGCTGAGACCTAAATGTGGTTACGGTTTGGGCGAGATCTAATGCAGACATGTCTCCAGTAAGAATTCTTTGGACTGTATTATGAATTGCACAGTATGCTCCAGTTCTTCCTATACCTGCACTGAGTGTGAGGGGCATTTGTGTCAGCTAAAGATGTAGTGTGATTACCAAATTCAGAGCCATAAGTTGTAAATAAGAGATAAACCTGCAGTGAACCACAATCGGGCCAATATTTGGTGGTATTTGATGTGCCCTTTTGAAAATTTCGCGAACTGCTATTGTATCTCCAGGAACACCGTGGTCTGGCCATTCAGGATATTGAATATGCAGAACAGACATAGGTGGTTCCTCTGACTGTACAACGAAAGCAGGGTCTAGTTGGTCCAACGCCATAATAATAATGTTTTGAATAGATATTCCTTATGTTTTGTGTGTACAATCTAGTGGGTCTGAATAAGTATGTGTattaaaatcacaaaatacatTTCAGAGAGACATAGCAACCACACCTCCTCCTACACAGACACCCACCCGCCCATTTTTTTGAGAGAAGTAAAATACGTACAATTTCTTCTATAACAACAaagtataataacacattaacAATGTTGAAGCCTATAATATAAAACTGCATGCAAATGCCATCAGCAAGGACTAAAGAGTGCCACGCCAGAACTAAGATGACATGCAAAACAGATAAGAGTTGCGAATTTCTACACACAGACCCAGATTAAGAACCTTGAAGAGAAAAACAAAAATGGAAAGAACTGTTAAGTCTGTTATCAAAAAGAAAGAAGTAGCAAAAAATTTGAAGTGGTTTATGCAAGAAGATCAGTACATACAATTAGAcaacatttaaattaaattatatattgagTTGCTTCTCCATTCATGTTATTGCTGATGGAATCAGCATGCTCTTGAACCAAAGAAAACTCACCCAGAATGACCATATGCAATTATACATCTAGCAACACACAGACGTACATCTGGCAATGATATTCGAATTTAGACAACAAGAGAGGAAGTGATAATTCCTGATGTTCATGGAGGAGAAATACAGCTATCGCTAGTTTATTTTCTTCttctgttattattattattatttaaaaaaaaaaaaagagtttattCAAATGTCGCATGGCTGAGGAGGAATTTTGGTCCTATAAAACTTAAAGGGAAAAAAAGAAGATACCTAAGGTTTAATAACTCTGGTTTTGTTCCTTTCAAACTAGCTTGGCTTGGATCttgaattttataaaaaaattgtgagggaaaaatattataattgttctaaatattataaatttataatacatttgagttttatttataaaaaaaaggatttctcaattttttgtttgaatccaaacaagaaaaaataaatcttttggaattttttttccaTCTTAAATCCAAGATCCAAACACAAACAGAGGGTAACAAATtttaaagagagaaaaaaaaaagttttaacaTACTGTATAAATACTAGGAGAAACAGCCAAAAATCATAAAGAGCCATGCCTGGAAAACCAAAAATAAAATGAAGCTACCTCCTTGTAGTTCACCTCCAGATGGCGCAGCACTAATGAGGTGTTAGTGGTACTTATCCACTTAGTATTAATGCATATGTTACCAAATTCTCTAGGACCATCTTCCGCCTGAAAATAATCTCCACACTTTACCATCTGCACATAAAATTTAAAGAGCAACAGAAGTAAGAATAACTCAATCATATTTAGACAAAATAACAATAGAAATAAAGGGTGGACATTAAAATAAGTATGATACTTAGCCAAAAAGACAAGATTTCAATTGTAATTTATATAACCACCCCAGGGTTTTTTGCACATCCAGAGGAAAAATTAAAAGAACAGCCAAAGAACTACAGGTATTAAGACTGTAGAATCAGAGTCCAGAAATTTGAAGGCAAAAGTATAATTATTACTTGAATTTTACTTCATAATGTTTTCCTTCAAGCACAGCAACAAAAATCAAGTTTCTACAGAATGTGAGTTgtttatatataaatgaaaacAGGACAAGTAGAAGACTATATAGTATTTCCCATACTCCAAGAAATGAAAGCAAGAAAATACCATGTTCAAGCAGATAAATAATAGAGGCTGATTTATGTTTATCCTAAACAAATAACAATGTAAATGAATAAATTTGGATAGGATAAAGTAGAGAATATGCAAAATAATTATCCATTAAATGCATGTTAATGCTCTTATTACATTACATAGCATAAAATTTGTGCCCCAGAATAATAGAACACACAGTGGGAACTTTTAACAAAATAAGAAGCGTATGAACTACAATATATCTCATTTGCACTTCCATAATACTAATACCCTCACTACTCTCAATAACccgcaaaaataaaataaatattgcaaTCGACTCTGTGGTCTACACTTTCTGAACGGAAAACTCTCTCAGACATTGCACACTAAAGTAACAATAAAGCTTTAGTTACAGGAACCAGGATGCTGAGAATGTGAACAAGCTGGGAGTTTCAGGTGTTCCATTTTACTGTTGTGTTGTAATGAGTTGTGTTTGTATCTGTTTGTCTGTTTTACTTGCTAAGACTAAGATTCAATCAAGACCCATATCATAAGTTTAATCAATGCCAAAAGAAACTAGTAATAAAGTAACTTAAGTTGATATATTGGGTAAAAGGTGTACGGATTGCAAACAAACTGTCATGACAAGAGACAAGATTCCATGAAATATaaacacaaaataataataaagcttgCAGATTTTAAATGTACATGTCATGCAAAGTAACCTTAGACACTGTCTCATGAACAGCTGATAAACTGTTACATAAATAATCTGATAATACAAAATATGATAACAAAATCTACCTTGAGCAGATAACAATGAAGTACCTTATAGTTGTCAACCAATCGTGTTAGCATCACAACAACAGGACACTTATACTGGATCACCATTTCCCAAAAATCCTCGTAAGTGTGAGGAAGAGGCCCTTGTGTAGCAATAAACCGAGAAATGCTTTCAGAAGAAGAAGTCTACGACAAAAAGGTTGCATTTCTCAAATGTCATCATTTGTGAAGTAAATCGTGCTACTAAAATACGAATAACTAATCACCTCCTTTCCATTCATGAGTTTATTTACACGTTTGAGTTACAAAATTAAGAAAATCCCACAAATAATAAGTTAATGCATCAATTTTCATTGCACTTGAATCCTATTCTTTTCTTCATGATTGATTTAATAAACCTGTCCGAAACACAGTTTACAGATTTGGCATAAAATCTAGAATGAGTATAGTTTAGAATATTCAGGTGCATTCCAGCAAAATGCATGGAGGTATTACTAATTCACACAATAGGGGTGAGAGATAAGCAGATCCTCTGGACCACTGCAGCAAAGAAGTTTTTTGGGCAATTTGgttagaaataataaaagaatctTCAAAGATACTGCGAATGATTATGGGACAAGATCAACTCTTTTTACAGATATGATTAGAGATTGGAATTTTGTTATGTAATTATTATAATTTCTCTGTACTGTTTTGTGCATTATGATGGTGGATTGATTCCACATTTCTTGTATTCATGAAGTTTCACATAACAGTACAAGATTTGGTTTTGTttcaaaagtatatatatatatatatatattaatataaaaagcaTGTAAAGACCTTACCGTAATGAAGTTGGCATTAATGTAGCCTCTTGCAGCAGGTCTATAGTCCTTGCAAGAGTTGAGCACCACTCTAGTTCTATCAACTGACATTCAGAACCAAAAAAATCAATACAATAATCAAATTTAACGGCATATCCCTATCAAATTACCCTAAAAAATTTcagggaaaaaaaaaaaggattgcTAAGTTTGCCATTGATGATACATACATGCCAAGACATCAGTGTAGCGATTCTTGTTCAAATTGACAGCATCAAAAGCAACACTGCAATTTATCTTCATCTCCGATGGCGTTATCCTGTTATCCTGAACGAAAAACAAGCAAACAAACAAAAACAAGTTAACAAAATCACAACTCAGCAAGCTTCCATTTTCGCAAACAAAGTTCCGGGAAAACCTAAAAACCTGGAGATAATCAAACTCTTGGCCGATCAGGTAAGGCGATTGGAGCTTCTCCTTCAAGGATCCGAGAGCCTCGGAGCAGTACTTGAGCTGATCCGGTGTCACGGCCAGCCTCGGTGGAGGATCGGGCGAGAAGTAAGGCGACGGCAGAGGTTTAGCGGCGGAGGCCATGGCGGAGGTTGCCGATCTCCGGTGAGTGCGGGGGCGCGTGAAAGCAACGTTCCCCAGAATGAAGGAGGGAATGTTTTTTTCTGTGTTTGGCAGAGTTTGGGGGCGTGTTTGGATTGGATGGGGAGTGTTTAGTAGCGTGTAAGGACAGCAGTCGGTAAAATGTTCCTAAGTTTTGGTtgaacccaacccaacccaaccctgCGTACGTGTTATTTTGG from the Humulus lupulus chromosome X, drHumLupu1.1, whole genome shotgun sequence genome contains:
- the LOC133807346 gene encoding protein-tyrosine-phosphatase PTP1 isoform X1; translated protein: MASAAKPLPSPYFSPDPPPRLAVTPDQLKYCSEALGSLKEKLQSPYLIGQEFDYLQDNRITPSEMKINCSVAFDAVNLNKNRYTDVLAFDRTRVVLNSCKDYRPAARGYINANFITTSSSESISRFIATQGPLPHTYEDFWEMVIQYKCPVVVMLTRLVDNYKMVKCGDYFQAEDGPREFGNICINTKWISTTNTSLVLRHLEVNYKESEEPPMSVLHIQYPEWPDHGVPGDTIAVREIFKRAHQIPPNIGPIVVHCSAGIGRTGAYCAIHNTVQRILTGDMSALDLAQTVTTFRSQRIGMVQTLEQYHFCYLAIVDELEDLISGCSGEGSSKRAR
- the LOC133807346 gene encoding protein-tyrosine-phosphatase PTP1 isoform X2 — translated: MASAAKPLPSPYFSPDPPPRLAVTPDQLKYCSEALGSLKEKLQSPYLIGQEFDYLQDNRITPSEMKINCSVAFDAVNLNKNRYTDVLAFDRTRVVLNSCKDYRPAARGYINANFITTSSSESISRFIATQGPLPHTYEDFWEMVIQYKCPVVVMLTRLVDNYKMVKCGDYFQAEDGPREFGNICINTKWISTTNTSLVLRHLEVNYKESEEPPMSVLHIQYPEWPDHGVPGDTIAVREIFKRAHQIPPNIGPIVVHCSAGIGRTGAYCAIHNTVQRILTGDMSALDLAQTVTTFRSQRIGMVQTLEQYHFCYLAIVDELEDLISGCSGEGSSKRGK